A section of the Paenibacillus aurantius genome encodes:
- the splB gene encoding spore photoproduct lyase codes for MATELLSRPPKSLEVFVPELVYFEPDALNYPKGKKIKEWAEEKGLPIRMTTSHNRITNLPGETDLEKYRIAKRTLVVGVRKTLKFDQSKPSAEYAIPIATGCMAHCHYCYLQTTLGAKPYIRVYVNTDEILEAAQKYIDERIPEITRFEAACTSDPVGLEHISGSLAELIEFMAKQDYGRLRFVTKFHHVEPLLNLNHNKHTRIRFSVNADYVIKNFEPATSSFADRITAAGKVAHAGYPLGFIVAPIIWHEGWEDGYRHLFEKLKETLPAEAVKDLTFELIQHRFTKTAKNVILQRYPKTKLEMDEAKRKYKWGRWGQGKYVYPDEQAQALREFITEQIFEKFPEAHIDYFT; via the coding sequence ATGGCAACCGAATTGCTCAGCCGGCCGCCCAAAAGCTTAGAGGTCTTCGTGCCGGAGCTGGTCTATTTTGAACCCGATGCGCTGAATTATCCAAAGGGAAAGAAGATTAAAGAATGGGCCGAGGAGAAAGGGCTGCCTATTCGGATGACCACCTCGCACAACCGGATTACGAACCTGCCCGGAGAAACCGACCTGGAGAAATACCGGATCGCCAAGCGCACGCTGGTGGTCGGGGTCCGCAAGACGCTGAAGTTCGATCAATCGAAGCCGTCCGCCGAATACGCCATCCCCATTGCCACCGGCTGCATGGCCCATTGCCATTATTGTTACCTGCAGACCACCCTCGGGGCGAAGCCCTATATCCGGGTCTATGTGAACACGGATGAGATCCTGGAGGCCGCCCAGAAGTATATCGACGAACGGATTCCGGAGATTACCCGGTTCGAAGCCGCCTGTACCTCCGATCCCGTCGGCTTGGAGCATATTTCCGGTTCCCTCGCCGAGCTGATTGAATTCATGGCGAAGCAGGATTACGGAAGGCTGCGCTTCGTGACCAAATTTCACCATGTCGAGCCTTTGCTGAACCTGAATCACAACAAGCATACCCGCATCCGCTTCAGTGTGAATGCCGATTATGTCATAAAGAACTTTGAGCCGGCCACCTCCTCCTTTGCCGACCGGATTACCGCCGCGGGCAAGGTAGCGCATGCCGGATACCCGCTCGGCTTCATCGTCGCCCCCATTATTTGGCATGAGGGCTGGGAGGACGGGTACCGTCATTTGTTCGAGAAGCTGAAAGAGACCCTTCCGGCCGAAGCCGTAAAGGATCTCACATTCGAACTGATTCAGCACCGCTTTACCAAAACGGCCAAAAACGTCATCCTCCAGCGTTACCCGAAAACCAAGCTCGAGATGGACGAGGCGAAGCGCAAGTACAAATGGGGCCGCTGGGGCCAGGGCAAATACGTGTACCCGGATGAACAGGCCCAAGCGTTAAGGGAATTCATCACGGAACAAATCTTTGAGAAATTTCCGGAAGCCCACATCGATTACTTCACCTGA
- a CDS encoding cytochrome c biogenesis CcdA family protein, which yields MEQVNIWIAFLAGIASFISPCCLPLYPSYLSYITGISVNQIKNGDNKKEVRLATLTHSLFFCLGFSVIFFSLSWAAGFVADFFKDNRNLIRELAALLILLMGLFMLGIFQPQFLIKERKLNMKWKPAGYLGSFLIGIGFAAGWSPCVGPILSAILALAATQPDAWLPLITAYSLGFAIPFMVLAFFIGSTKWILRYSSVMMKIGGAVMIVIAILLYTDRMTQITIWFNSHTPDWLKF from the coding sequence ATGGAACAGGTCAATATCTGGATCGCCTTTCTGGCAGGGATCGCTTCCTTCATTTCTCCCTGCTGTCTGCCGCTGTATCCGTCTTATCTTTCCTACATTACCGGAATATCCGTCAATCAGATCAAGAACGGGGACAACAAAAAGGAAGTGAGGTTGGCGACGCTTACCCACTCCCTGTTTTTCTGTCTCGGCTTTTCGGTTATCTTCTTCAGCCTTAGCTGGGCGGCCGGCTTCGTGGCGGACTTCTTCAAGGATAACCGGAATCTGATCCGCGAGCTGGCCGCTCTGCTGATTCTGCTGATGGGCCTGTTCATGCTTGGCATCTTTCAGCCGCAGTTCCTGATCAAGGAACGCAAGCTGAACATGAAATGGAAGCCGGCCGGGTACCTCGGTTCCTTCCTCATTGGAATAGGCTTCGCTGCAGGCTGGTCCCCGTGCGTAGGCCCGATCCTATCGGCCATTCTGGCGCTTGCCGCCACGCAGCCGGATGCCTGGCTGCCTCTCATTACGGCGTATTCCCTCGGCTTCGCCATCCCGTTTATGGTGCTGGCGTTCTTCATCGGATCGACCAAATGGATCCTGCGTTATTCGTCCGTCATGATGAAGATAGGCGGGGCCGTGATGATCGTGATCGCCATTCTTCTCTATACGGACCGGATGACCCAGATCACGATCTGGTTTAACAGCCATACGCCGGATTGGCTTAAGTTCTAG
- a CDS encoding metal ABC transporter permease, giving the protein MEIFSDAFFVRALIGGILIGITAPLMGIFLVLRRLSMIGDTLAHVSIAGVALGFLINVYPVGVGLVFAVLASFAIERLRKAYKTYAELSIAVIMSGGVALATFLFTLGKGFNINVYSYLFGSIYTLDRLDLWMVAGVALLVIAVVLLNFKELFLMFFDEDAAAVSGLPLRFYNIMITVLTALVISVAIKIVGALLVSSLITIPVAASLVVARSFRHSVVMAVLFSELAVIGGLILAGVANLAPGATVVLLLIAILMMALVLRKGLRIW; this is encoded by the coding sequence GTGGAGATTTTTTCGGACGCTTTCTTCGTCAGGGCGCTGATTGGGGGCATCCTGATCGGCATAACCGCCCCTCTGATGGGAATCTTTCTCGTGCTGAGGCGCTTGTCGATGATAGGAGACACGCTGGCTCATGTTTCCATTGCCGGCGTCGCCCTCGGCTTTCTGATCAATGTCTACCCGGTTGGGGTCGGCCTTGTTTTCGCGGTGCTTGCCTCGTTTGCCATCGAGCGGCTGCGCAAAGCCTACAAGACGTATGCCGAGCTTTCCATTGCCGTGATCATGTCAGGAGGGGTGGCTCTTGCTACTTTCCTGTTTACGCTCGGCAAAGGCTTTAACATTAACGTATACAGCTATTTGTTCGGCAGCATCTATACGCTTGACCGGCTGGACCTGTGGATGGTGGCGGGAGTGGCCCTCCTGGTCATTGCAGTGGTTCTTCTGAACTTCAAGGAGCTCTTCCTGATGTTCTTCGATGAAGACGCGGCAGCGGTCAGCGGCCTTCCCCTCCGGTTCTATAACATCATGATCACCGTTCTCACCGCGCTGGTGATCAGCGTAGCCATCAAGATCGTCGGCGCCCTTCTGGTGTCTTCGCTCATCACCATCCCGGTGGCGGCGAGCCTCGTTGTGGCCCGGAGCTTCCGGCATTCGGTGGTCATGGCCGTTCTTTTCTCGGAGCTGGCTGTGATCGGGGGGCTGATTCTCGCCGGGGTGGCCAATCTTGCTCCGGGAGCGACCGTCGTCCTTCTCTTGATCGCCATTCTCATGATGGCACTGGTGCTGCGCAAAGGCTTGCGAATTTGGTAG
- a CDS encoding metal ABC transporter ATP-binding protein — MAGTSARDCHQHVIEIEDLSFSYEDKQVIDQLDFSVLQRDFVGLVGSNGAGKTTLLRMIVGLIKPQKGTIRLFGEPVGRFKDWERIGYVPQKNNFNPLFPATVREVVMSGLYGRKNMFRRLNREDSAKCSEALRVMGIEDLADRRIGQLSGGQQQRAFLARALINNPDLLILDEPTVGIDAETQEGFFHLLRHMHHHHDITFLMVSHDREALQSYLGSEPVQSAGKLKFYVKHTHDPEDCGETSLSHALSDLRGYEEVLQGSVR; from the coding sequence ATGGCCGGTACTTCGGCCCGAGACTGCCACCAGCATGTCATCGAAATCGAAGATTTGTCCTTCTCTTATGAAGATAAACAGGTAATAGATCAATTGGATTTTTCGGTTCTCCAGCGGGATTTCGTCGGTCTGGTCGGGTCCAACGGAGCCGGCAAAACGACGCTTCTGCGGATGATCGTCGGCCTCATCAAGCCCCAGAAGGGAACCATCCGTCTCTTCGGAGAACCGGTCGGCCGGTTCAAGGACTGGGAGCGGATCGGCTATGTCCCCCAGAAGAATAACTTCAACCCCCTCTTCCCGGCGACCGTCCGGGAAGTCGTCATGTCGGGGCTTTACGGGCGCAAGAACATGTTCCGCCGGTTGAACCGGGAGGATTCCGCCAAGTGCAGCGAAGCGCTGCGGGTGATGGGGATAGAGGATCTGGCGGACCGGAGGATCGGCCAGCTGTCCGGTGGCCAACAGCAGCGTGCCTTTCTGGCGCGGGCGCTGATCAACAACCCGGACCTGCTCATTCTGGACGAGCCGACGGTAGGGATCGACGCGGAGACGCAGGAGGGCTTTTTCCACCTGCTGCGGCATATGCACCATCACCACGACATTACCTTCCTGATGGTGTCCCACGACAGGGAGGCCCTGCAGTCTTACCTGGGATCGGAGCCGGTCCAGTCGGCCGGGAAGCTGAAATTTTATGTGAAGCATACGCACGATCCGGAGGATTGCGGGGAAACAAGCCTGTCCCATGCTCTTTCGGATTTAAGAGGCTACGAAGAAGTGCTGCAGGGGAGTGTGCGGTAA
- a CDS encoding metal ABC transporter substrate-binding protein: protein MKRTYPFIFLLLLLSAAALTGCGKGAGQAQLQEGKVNVVTSFYPLYDFAGKIGGDHANVINLVPAGVEPHDWSPKSNDIRLMTKAEMLVYQGAGFEGWVDDFLQSLPKDSKVKVVETSKSVELMKDQEEAHSGSEEHGHEGVDPHAWLSPANAKKMAGAIKDGFIQADPAHKADYEANFAELSKKFDALDASYRDSLSKVPRKEIVVSHDAFGYLCRDYGLTQKAIMGLSPDAEPTSQDMRMVNAFIKESGVKYIFFEELVSDKTAKTLAKDAGIQTLVLNPLEGLTEEEVKAGKDYFGVMETNLQNLLKALQ, encoded by the coding sequence TTGAAACGAACTTATCCTTTTATCTTTCTTCTGCTGCTACTCTCGGCGGCCGCTTTAACCGGATGCGGCAAGGGAGCCGGCCAAGCCCAGCTTCAGGAAGGGAAAGTCAATGTGGTGACAAGCTTTTATCCCCTGTACGACTTTGCCGGCAAGATTGGGGGAGACCATGCGAATGTGATCAATCTGGTACCGGCGGGGGTCGAGCCGCACGACTGGTCCCCGAAGAGCAATGATATCCGGCTGATGACGAAGGCGGAAATGCTGGTATACCAGGGAGCCGGCTTCGAGGGCTGGGTGGACGATTTTCTTCAGAGTCTTCCGAAGGACAGCAAAGTGAAGGTCGTGGAAACGAGCAAGAGTGTCGAACTCATGAAGGATCAGGAAGAAGCCCATTCCGGTAGTGAGGAGCACGGGCATGAAGGAGTGGATCCCCACGCCTGGTTAAGTCCCGCTAACGCAAAGAAGATGGCAGGCGCTATCAAGGACGGCTTTATCCAGGCCGATCCGGCCCACAAGGCGGATTACGAAGCGAATTTCGCCGAGCTTTCGAAGAAGTTCGACGCCCTTGACGCCTCTTACCGCGATTCTCTGTCCAAGGTGCCGCGCAAGGAGATTGTCGTCTCCCACGATGCCTTCGGGTACCTCTGCCGCGATTACGGCTTGACCCAGAAGGCCATCATGGGGCTGTCTCCGGATGCGGAGCCTACCTCTCAGGATATGAGAATGGTGAATGCATTCATTAAAGAGAGCGGAGTGAAATATATATTTTTCGAGGAGCTTGTTTCCGACAAAACAGCCAAAACGCTTGCCAAGGACGCCGGCATTCAGACGCTCGTGCTGAATCCTCTCGAAGGGTTGACGGAGGAAGAGGTTAAGGCAGGGAAGGACTATTTCGGCGTCATGGAGACGAATTTGCAAAATTTACTGAAAGCTTTACAATGA
- a CDS encoding urease accessory protein UreH — MEWISVLLLGFFLGMRHSTDADHVVAVTTIVSEQRKLGRAGLIGIAWGLGHTLTILLIGSAIIYMKFTIPPALGLSMEFSVGVMIVILGLFSLRRLFTKKHAHPHGTEQAEASDVPSSRSRYIRPLAVGLVHGMAGSAAVALLVLNAISNEKLAFFYLFIFGLGTVAGMMLVTMAIGLPFIFSKRTQSLNRVLGIGTAVFSIGFGLFLMYRLGISDGLLTGHPEWTPE, encoded by the coding sequence ATGGAGTGGATTTCGGTTTTACTGCTTGGCTTCTTCCTCGGGATGAGGCATTCCACCGATGCGGATCATGTGGTGGCGGTGACGACCATCGTCAGCGAACAAAGAAAACTAGGCCGGGCCGGCTTGATCGGCATCGCCTGGGGACTCGGGCATACCCTAACCATCCTGTTGATCGGATCGGCCATCATTTATATGAAATTCACGATTCCGCCTGCGCTTGGCCTGTCCATGGAGTTCAGCGTCGGCGTAATGATCGTTATTCTGGGGCTGTTCAGCCTGAGAAGACTGTTCACGAAGAAGCATGCTCATCCGCATGGAACGGAGCAGGCAGAGGCTTCGGACGTCCCTTCTTCGCGGTCCCGGTACATTCGGCCGCTTGCGGTGGGGCTGGTTCATGGAATGGCGGGCTCGGCCGCCGTGGCGCTGCTGGTTCTGAACGCCATCTCGAACGAGAAGCTGGCCTTCTTCTACCTGTTCATCTTCGGGCTCGGGACGGTGGCGGGCATGATGCTCGTGACGATGGCCATCGGCCTTCCCTTCATCTTCTCCAAGCGGACCCAGTCCCTGAACCGGGTGCTCGGCATCGGAACGGCGGTCTTCAGCATCGGCTTCGGCTTGTTCCTGATGTACCGATTAGGCATAAGCGACGGCTTGCTGACCGGACACCCGGAATGGACTCCGGAGTAA
- the metG gene encoding methionine--tRNA ligase has product MSQTKPTFYITTPIYYPSDKLHIGHAYSTVAGDAMARYKRLRGYDVMYLTGTDEHGQKIQEKAEEKGETPQQFVDRIVAGIKELWSKLDISYDDFIRTTEPRHKEAVQKIFRQLLDQGDIYLGTYEGWYCTPCESFILERQLVDGKCPDCGRPVKKVSEQNYFFRMSKYADRLLQYYAENPDFIQPEARKNEMINNFIKPGLEDLAVSRSTFEWGVPVPGDPKHVIYVWIDALSNYITALGYGSEDESKYEKYWPADVHLMSKEIVRFHTIYWPIMLMALNQPLPKKVFSHGWLLMKDGKMSKSKGNVVDPVTLIDRYGLDALRYYLLREVPFGSDGTFTPESFVERINYDLANDLGNLLNRTVAMIDKYFDGVIPAFVEGSTPFDADLIATVRSTVAKVEEVMESMEFSVALGAIWQLIRRTNKYIDETQPWALAKDDSRRAELGSVLYCLAECLRNVSILLQPFLTQTPEKIRRQLGIEGAELAAWESLYGFGALPAGVRVQKAEPIFPRLEAEPEIAYIAEAMGGGAAAQPAPAATADAPGSTVAALGALDLQGAAAAEAGTPAGAAAGAPAPAAQPDRAEEISIDDFFKVELRVAQVTSAEPVKKADKLLKLQLDLGFEQRQVVSGIAKHYSPEELVGRKVICVTNLKPVKLRGELSQGMILAASEGDKLTLATVAEDLPNGAIVK; this is encoded by the coding sequence ATGAGTCAGACGAAACCAACGTTCTACATCACCACTCCGATCTATTACCCGAGCGACAAGCTGCATATCGGCCATGCCTATTCGACGGTGGCGGGAGATGCCATGGCCCGGTACAAAAGGCTTCGCGGTTACGACGTTATGTATTTGACGGGAACCGACGAGCACGGGCAGAAAATTCAGGAGAAGGCGGAGGAGAAAGGCGAAACCCCGCAGCAGTTCGTGGACCGGATCGTGGCGGGCATCAAGGAGCTGTGGAGCAAGCTCGACATTTCCTATGATGATTTCATCCGCACGACCGAGCCGCGGCACAAGGAAGCCGTCCAGAAAATCTTCCGGCAGCTGCTCGACCAAGGCGACATCTACCTCGGAACGTACGAAGGCTGGTACTGTACCCCGTGCGAGTCGTTCATCCTGGAGCGCCAGCTCGTGGACGGCAAATGCCCGGACTGCGGACGCCCCGTGAAGAAAGTAAGCGAGCAGAACTATTTCTTCCGGATGAGCAAGTACGCCGACCGCCTGCTCCAATACTATGCCGAGAATCCGGATTTTATCCAGCCGGAAGCGCGCAAGAATGAGATGATCAACAACTTCATCAAGCCGGGGCTGGAGGATCTGGCCGTGTCCCGGAGCACGTTCGAATGGGGCGTTCCCGTTCCGGGGGATCCGAAGCACGTCATCTACGTATGGATCGACGCGCTGTCGAACTACATTACGGCTCTCGGCTACGGTTCGGAGGACGAAAGCAAGTATGAGAAATACTGGCCGGCGGACGTTCATCTCATGAGCAAGGAGATCGTGCGCTTCCATACGATTTATTGGCCGATCATGCTGATGGCCCTGAACCAGCCTCTTCCGAAAAAAGTATTCAGCCACGGCTGGCTTCTCATGAAAGACGGCAAAATGTCCAAATCCAAAGGAAATGTCGTCGATCCGGTTACGCTTATCGACCGGTACGGGCTGGACGCCCTGCGCTATTACCTGCTCCGCGAGGTGCCCTTCGGCTCGGACGGCACCTTCACGCCGGAAAGCTTCGTCGAGCGGATCAATTACGATCTCGCCAACGACCTCGGCAACCTGTTGAACCGGACGGTGGCGATGATCGACAAATACTTCGACGGGGTGATACCGGCCTTCGTGGAAGGATCGACTCCGTTCGACGCCGACCTGATCGCTACGGTCCGCTCGACCGTTGCCAAGGTCGAGGAGGTCATGGAGAGCATGGAGTTCTCCGTCGCCTTGGGCGCCATCTGGCAGCTCATCCGCCGGACGAACAAATACATCGACGAGACGCAGCCTTGGGCGCTTGCGAAGGACGATTCCCGCCGCGCGGAGCTTGGCTCCGTGCTCTACTGCCTGGCGGAGTGCCTTCGGAACGTCTCCATTCTGCTGCAGCCGTTCTTAACGCAGACGCCGGAGAAAATCCGCCGTCAGCTCGGCATCGAAGGCGCCGAGCTCGCCGCCTGGGAAAGCCTGTACGGTTTCGGCGCGCTGCCGGCCGGGGTCCGCGTGCAGAAAGCCGAGCCGATCTTCCCGCGCCTCGAGGCGGAGCCCGAGATCGCCTACATCGCCGAGGCGATGGGGGGCGGGGCCGCCGCCCAGCCGGCACCGGCCGCAACGGCCGACGCTCCCGGCTCTACGGTCGCTGCGCTTGGCGCGCTCGATCTGCAGGGAGCGGCTGCGGCCGAGGCCGGCACGCCGGCCGGCGCCGCGGCGGGAGCTCCAGCGCCAGCGGCTCAGCCCGACCGGGCCGAAGAAATCAGCATCGATGATTTCTTCAAGGTCGAGCTGCGCGTGGCGCAGGTGACCTCCGCGGAGCCGGTGAAGAAGGCCGACAAGCTGCTGAAGCTGCAGCTTGATCTAGGCTTCGAGCAGCGGCAGGTCGTCTCCGGCATCGCCAAGCACTACAGCCCGGAAGAATTGGTCGGACGCAAGGTCATTTGCGTGACCAATCTGAAGCCGGTCAAGCTGCGGGGCGAGCTGTCGCAGGGCATGATCCTGGCCGCCTCGGAAGGCGACAAGCTCACACTCGCCACGGTAGCCGAGGACCTGCCGAACGGGGCCATCGTCAAGTAA
- the yidD gene encoding membrane protein insertion efficiency factor YidD — protein MSFLRQAVKAPVHVYRKFVSPLKPPTCRFYPTCSQYALEAIDVHGAWKGSVLTVIRLCKCHPFHPGGLDPVPPKKDGGTPPDSPPPA, from the coding sequence ATGAGCTTTCTCCGCCAAGCGGTCAAAGCCCCCGTGCACGTCTACCGGAAATTCGTGTCGCCGCTGAAGCCTCCGACCTGCCGGTTCTACCCGACATGCTCCCAGTACGCGCTGGAAGCCATCGATGTTCACGGAGCCTGGAAGGGGTCGGTTCTAACGGTGATTCGTCTATGCAAGTGTCATCCGTTTCATCCGGGAGGGCTGGATCCGGTCCCGCCCAAGAAAGACGGAGGGACACCGCCCGATTCCCCGCCGCCGGCTTGA
- a CDS encoding Fur family transcriptional regulator, translated as MKVTAEEIIQEMVKQGMRITDQRKTLAGLFAEEGSALTPKAVYEYMGRLYPGLSFDTVYRNLRLMHEMGVLEQFVLEDGIKFRVSCGENHHHHHIICMNCDKTYSVTYCPMDAVSGLPEGFQVVKHKFEIYGLCEDCAARRDTPS; from the coding sequence ATGAAAGTGACAGCCGAGGAAATCATTCAGGAGATGGTGAAGCAGGGCATGCGCATTACGGACCAGAGAAAGACGCTTGCCGGTCTTTTTGCTGAAGAGGGGAGCGCCCTGACCCCCAAAGCCGTATATGAGTATATGGGACGTCTGTATCCCGGATTAAGCTTCGACACCGTCTACCGGAACCTGAGGCTGATGCACGAAATGGGCGTTCTCGAGCAGTTCGTGCTGGAGGACGGGATCAAGTTCCGGGTCAGCTGCGGCGAGAATCACCACCACCATCACATCATCTGTATGAACTGCGACAAGACGTACTCTGTGACTTACTGCCCCATGGATGCCGTATCCGGGCTTCCGGAGGGGTTCCAAGTCGTTAAGCATAAATTCGAAATCTACGGGCTTTGCGAAGATTGTGCGGCCCGCCGGGACACCCCGTCATGA
- a CDS encoding IucA/IucC family C-terminal-domain containing protein, with amino-acid sequence MSLSIEERTYLEKIFHLRFRIESGSQPQPDSGGTPVTESSRLQQEEGLEETISLFAKIREIDRLPIAASQFTKFYSRMLCGVLYAMSVYRIGLDASLPSLSVAWDKEQPFTLILAPQGTSDPETLASGGDRNTWRAHTLAALFTGNLQRLFCLLSGRYRLSPQMLWENAAVYVHHFYGEMIAGAAAGSDRERITGDYCFLLSEEAAWLTGGSSFNPLGVEGRCIPHPAQPGVSFRVRKTCCLKYQLPGSGSCTTCPLITDEERSGKLTAGKPK; translated from the coding sequence ATGAGCTTAAGCATCGAAGAGCGGACTTATTTGGAGAAGATCTTCCACCTGCGCTTCCGCATAGAATCCGGCTCTCAGCCTCAGCCGGATTCCGGCGGGACGCCTGTAACCGAGAGCAGCCGGCTGCAGCAGGAAGAGGGGCTGGAGGAAACGATCTCCCTTTTCGCTAAGATTAGGGAGATCGATCGGCTGCCAATCGCGGCTTCGCAGTTCACCAAATTCTACAGCCGCATGCTTTGCGGCGTTCTTTACGCCATGAGCGTATACCGCATCGGGTTGGACGCCTCTCTTCCCTCCCTCTCTGTCGCTTGGGACAAGGAGCAGCCTTTCACCTTGATTCTCGCTCCGCAAGGGACCTCCGATCCGGAAACTCTCGCTTCCGGCGGTGACCGAAACACTTGGAGAGCCCACACCCTTGCCGCCCTGTTCACCGGAAACCTGCAGCGTCTCTTCTGTCTTCTAAGCGGGCGGTACCGCCTGAGCCCGCAGATGCTGTGGGAGAACGCCGCCGTCTATGTGCATCACTTCTACGGCGAGATGATCGCCGGGGCGGCCGCCGGTTCGGACCGGGAACGCATCACCGGAGATTACTGCTTTCTGCTAAGCGAAGAAGCCGCCTGGTTGACCGGGGGATCAAGCTTCAATCCGCTCGGCGTGGAAGGCCGGTGCATTCCCCACCCCGCCCAGCCCGGTGTCTCGTTTCGCGTACGCAAAACCTGCTGTCTCAAATACCAGCTTCCGGGCAGCGGCAGCTGCACGACTTGTCCTCTTATCACCGATGAGGAACGCAGCGGCAAGCTGACAGCCGGTAAACCGAAGTAA
- a CDS encoding HAD family hydrolase, translated as MIEAVVFDFDGLILDTETNEFASFQELFKEHGAELTLEVWGSVVGTNGFDTYAHLDECVGRPVDRETARARRKERFQSLMEAEDIRPGVREYLESARRMGLRIGLASSSRLAWVTGYLDRFGLTSYFECIQTADHVEKVKPDPALYRQVLEQLGVAPERALAFEDSPNGALAAKRAGMKVVTVPNPLTCRLVFGEVDRTLGSMSEISLEDLIAELGAKTEPA; from the coding sequence ATGATCGAAGCGGTGGTTTTTGATTTTGACGGGCTAATTCTCGATACGGAAACGAATGAGTTCGCTTCCTTTCAGGAGCTGTTTAAAGAGCACGGAGCGGAGCTGACGCTCGAAGTGTGGGGGAGCGTGGTGGGCACGAACGGCTTTGACACCTACGCCCATCTTGACGAGTGTGTAGGACGACCGGTGGACCGGGAGACGGCGAGGGCCAGAAGAAAGGAAAGGTTCCAGTCGCTGATGGAGGCGGAGGACATCCGGCCGGGCGTGCGCGAGTATCTGGAGTCGGCCCGGCGGATGGGGCTGAGAATCGGGCTGGCTTCCAGCTCCCGGCTGGCTTGGGTCACCGGGTACTTGGACCGCTTCGGCCTGACTTCTTATTTCGAATGCATTCAGACGGCCGATCATGTGGAGAAGGTCAAGCCCGATCCTGCTCTTTACCGCCAAGTACTGGAGCAGCTGGGCGTGGCTCCGGAACGGGCCCTTGCCTTCGAGGATTCGCCGAACGGGGCGCTTGCCGCCAAACGGGCGGGCATGAAGGTCGTAACGGTTCCGAACCCCTTGACGTGCCGGCTTGTCTTCGGAGAGGTGGACCGGACCCTAGGCTCCATGAGCGAGATCAGCCTGGAAGACCTGATCGCCGAGCTCGGTGCCAAGACGGAACCGGCCTAA